One window of the Sebastes umbrosus isolate fSebUmb1 chromosome 1, fSebUmb1.pri, whole genome shotgun sequence genome contains the following:
- the nop56 gene encoding nucleolar protein 56: MVLLHVLYEHASGYALFAVKEVEEIGMLLPQVEESVLSIGKFNSMVSLAAFFPFKSAQAALENMNAISEGVVHADLKLFLETNLPLSGKKKATLGVSDAKIGAALQEEFTVSIQTGGVVAEIARGVRLHFHSLVKGLTALAASKAQLGLGHSYSRAKVKFNVNRVDNMIIQSIALLDQLDKDINTFSMRVREWYGYHFPELIRIVSDNSMYCRMAQLIGNRKELSEESLESLEEVVMDAGKAQAILEASRSSMGMDISPIDLINIERFSNRVVSLAEYRLELQEYLRSKMSQVAPNLAALIGEVVGARLISHAGSLTNLAKYPASTVQILGAEKALFRALKTKGNTPKYGLIFHSTFIGRAAAKNKGRISRYLANKCTIASRIDCFSEVPTSVYGDKLREQVEERLSFYETGDVPRKNVDVMKEAVKEATDVATEIKRKMEKKEKKRRKREKKLQDGDTNGETEAENGEADTPVVKKKQADEEMEVEAESPAAENGAGDTPAKKKKKRKSEEIAVQAEEAAASDNAAEETDTPAKKKKKRKTETIEPEPAEETPETPVSEKKKKKKKKEAAE; the protein is encoded by the exons ATG GTGCTGTTGCACGTGTTGTATGAGCATGCGTCCGGCTACGCGCTGTTCGCAGTCAAAGAGGTGGAGGAGATCGGCATGCTGCTGCCTCAG gtggagGAGAGCGTGCTGAGCATTGGAAAGTTCAACAGCATGGTGAGCCTGGCTGCCTTCTTCCCCTTCAAGTCGGCCCAGGCTGCTCTGGAGAACATGAACGCCATTTCTGAAG GTGTGGTTCACGCTGACCTGAAGTTGTTCCTAGAGACAAATCTGCCCCTCTCTGGGAAGAAGAAAGCCACATTGGGGGTTTCAGATGCCAAGATTGGAGCAGCTTTACAAGAAGAATTCACTGTTTCCATCCAGACTGGAGGGGTGGTGGCAGAGATAGCCAGAG GTGTGCGTCTGCACTTCCACTCCCTAGTGAAGGGTCTGACTGCCCTGGCCGCTTCCAAGGCACAGCTGGGTCTGGGCCACAGCTACTCCAGAGCTAAAGTCAAGTTCAACGTCAACAGAGTCGACAACATGATCATCCAGTCCATCGCTCTGTTGGATCAGCTGGACAAAGACATCAACACTTTCTCCATGCGTGTCCG TGAGTGGTATGGCTACCACTTCCCAGAGCTGATAAGGATCGTGTCAGACAACTCAATGTACTGCCGCATGGCTCAGCTCATCGGAAACAGGAAGGAGTTGTCGGAGGAGAGTCTGGAGAGTCTAGAGGAAGTGGTGATGGATGCCGGCAAGGCTCAGGCCATCCTGGAAGCATCCCGTTCCTCCATGG GTATGGACATCTCTCCCATCGACCTGATCAACATAGAGAGATTCTCTAATCGTGTAGTGTCTCTGGCGGAATATCGGCTGGAGCTGCAGGAGTACCTGCGCTCCAAAATGAGCCAGGTGGCTCCAAATCTAGCAGCCTTAATTGGAGAAGTG GTGGGAGCTCGTCTGATCTCTCACGCTGGCAGTCTGACCAACCTGGCCAAGTACCCGGCCTCCACCGTCCAGATCCTGGGAGCAGAGAAGGCCCTGTTCAG AGCCCTAAAGACTAAAGGCAACACCCCCAAGTACGGGCTCATCTTCCACTCCACCTTCATCGGACGCGCCGCTGCCAAGAACAAAGGCCGCATCTCCAGATACCTGGCCAACAAGTGCACCATCGCCTCACGTATCGACTGTTTCTCTG AGGTACCTACAAGTGTGTATGGTGACAAGCTGCGTGAACAGGTGGAAGAGCGCTTGTCTTTCTACGAGACGGGCGATGTGCCACGGAAGAATGTGGATGTCATGAAAGAGGCGGTGAAAGAG GCCACTGATGTCGCAACCGAGATCAAGCGGAAAAtggagaagaaggaaaagaaacGCAGGAAGCGTGAAAAGAAGTTACAAGACGGTGACACCAACGGTGAAACTGAG GCCGAGAACGGAGAAGCAGACACCCCTGTGGTGAAAAAGAAGCAAGCAGATGAGGAGATGGAGGTCGAGGCGGAGAGCCCTGCTGCAGAGAACGGAGCAGGGGACACCCCAgcgaagaagaaaaagaagcgaAAATCTGAGGAGATTGCGGTCCaggcagaggaggctgctgCCAGCGATAATGCAGCAGAGGAAACAGACACTCCTgccaagaagaaaaagaaacgaAAGACTGAGACCATTGAGCCAGAGCCAGCAGAAGAGACCCCAGAAACACCGGTGtctgagaagaaaaagaaaaagaagaaaaaagaggcaGCAGAGTAA